A stretch of Lathyrus oleraceus cultivar Zhongwan6 chromosome 6, CAAS_Psat_ZW6_1.0, whole genome shotgun sequence DNA encodes these proteins:
- the LOC127093104 gene encoding CRIB domain-containing protein RIC5 — MNQGGGGGGGAGGGSIKMSSTAVKGQMKGLLKGLRYISQIFDEDEDKEIQIGFPTDVKHLAHIGCEDGKANPPSWMTEFKDSQQSSPKSKTSEGLDSGNNSDTNSSVKGDGKKSHARKSRHRSSDSQSSINSPPREEGESTKPSRRHHSSETSRRHGRHSTEEEDINKPPTKHTHRRKTKTSEDKDKESSSTRKPRRSSKAGSLTDVSFTNLGPGPGPGSVSGPLT, encoded by the exons ATGAATCAAGGAGGAGGAGGAGGTGGAGGTGCAGGAGGAGGGTCGATCAAAATGTCCTCAACCGCTGTGAAAGGCCAGATGAAAGGCCTCCTTAAAGGACTCAGATACATTTCCCAAATTTTCG ATGAGGATGAAGATAAGGAGATACAAATCGGGTTCCCCACAGATGTAAAGCATTTGGCACATATTGGATGCGAAGATGGAAAGGCGAATCCACCTAGCTGGATGACAGAGTTCAAAGATTCGCAACAATCTTCGCCGAAATCAAAGACATCTGAAGGCCTAG ATAGTGGTAATAATAGTGACACCAATAGTAGTGTAAAAGGAGATGGAAAGAAAAGCCACGCTCGAAAGTCGAGGCATCGTTCATCGGACAGCCAATCTTCGATAAACTCTCCACCGCGAGAGGAAGGAGAATCAACCAAGCCATCACGACGACACCATTCTTCGGAAACTTCTAGAAGACATGGCCGTCATTCAACAGAAGAAGAAGATATCAACAAACCACCAACTAAACATACACATCGCAGAAAGACCAAAACGTCGGAGGATAAAGACAAAGAATCTTCTTCCACAAGAAAGCCTCGAAGGTCGTCTAAGGCTGGTTCCTTAACCGATGTCTCGTTCACGAATCTTGGGCCTGGGCCTGGGCCCGGATCTGTTTCTGGGCCTTTAACCTAA